A window of Corallococcus macrosporus DSM 14697 contains these coding sequences:
- the trmFO gene encoding methylenetetrahydrofolate--tRNA-(uracil(54)-C(5))-methyltransferase (FADH(2)-oxidizing) TrmFO: MADQKQRVTVIGGGLAGTECAYQLARRGVPVVLREMKPHKRSPAHKADTLAELVCSNSLRSDNPESAIGLLHAELRALGSLVLGAADANRVPAGDALAVERERFSAAITESLLRQPGVELVAGEVERLPEDGPVVIATGPLTSDALTRELERHVGTKLYFYDSIAPILAADSIDMNVAFRQSRYGKGGGDDYLNLPMTKDEYYRFIAEVKAGQKVVPHAFEEPKYFEGCLPIEVMAERGDDTLAYGPMKPVGLRDPRTGVEPYAVVQLRMEDVGGTSWNMVGFQTRLTWGEQKRIFSGFIPGLQQAEFLRMGQIHRNTFIDSPRLLSKDLSLKSEPRLYFAGQVSGVEGYVESAACGYLVALALHAKLTGAEWVPPPATTAMGALLRHVTGEAHPPDYPHQPSNIIFGIFPPITGRMKKAEKRAAYSARAKQDLAAWLPHAGVPTVGAPEHVDQRSA, from the coding sequence ATGGCGGATCAGAAGCAGCGGGTGACGGTGATTGGCGGAGGCCTGGCGGGGACCGAGTGCGCCTACCAGCTCGCCCGCCGCGGGGTGCCGGTGGTGCTGCGGGAGATGAAGCCCCACAAGCGTTCCCCGGCGCACAAGGCGGACACGCTGGCGGAGCTGGTGTGCAGCAACTCGCTGCGCTCGGACAACCCGGAGAGCGCCATTGGCCTGCTGCACGCGGAGCTGCGCGCGCTGGGCTCGCTGGTGCTGGGCGCCGCGGACGCCAACCGGGTGCCCGCCGGTGACGCGCTGGCGGTGGAGCGCGAGCGCTTCTCCGCCGCGATTACGGAGTCGCTGCTGCGCCAGCCCGGCGTGGAGCTGGTGGCCGGCGAGGTGGAGCGCCTGCCCGAGGACGGCCCGGTGGTGATCGCCACCGGCCCGCTCACGTCGGACGCGCTGACGCGGGAGCTGGAGCGTCACGTGGGGACGAAGCTCTACTTCTATGACTCCATCGCGCCCATCCTGGCGGCGGACTCCATCGACATGAACGTGGCGTTCCGCCAGAGCCGCTACGGCAAGGGCGGCGGGGACGACTACCTCAACCTGCCGATGACGAAGGACGAGTACTACCGCTTCATCGCCGAGGTGAAGGCGGGGCAGAAGGTGGTGCCGCACGCTTTCGAGGAACCGAAATACTTCGAAGGCTGTCTGCCCATTGAAGTGATGGCCGAGCGCGGAGACGACACCCTGGCCTACGGGCCCATGAAGCCGGTGGGCCTGAGGGACCCGCGCACGGGCGTGGAGCCCTACGCGGTGGTGCAGCTCCGCATGGAGGACGTGGGCGGCACGTCCTGGAACATGGTGGGCTTCCAGACGCGGCTGACCTGGGGTGAACAGAAGCGCATCTTCAGCGGCTTCATCCCCGGACTTCAGCAGGCGGAGTTCCTCCGGATGGGGCAGATCCACCGCAACACCTTCATCGACTCGCCCCGGCTGCTGTCGAAGGACCTGTCGTTGAAGTCGGAGCCCCGGCTCTACTTCGCGGGCCAGGTCTCCGGCGTGGAGGGCTACGTGGAGAGCGCGGCGTGTGGATACCTGGTGGCGTTGGCGCTGCACGCGAAGCTGACGGGGGCGGAGTGGGTGCCGCCGCCGGCCACCACGGCGATGGGCGCGCTCCTGCGGCACGTGACGGGAGAGGCGCATCCGCCGGACTACCCGCACCAGCCCTCCAACATCATCTTCGGCATCTTCCCGCCGATTACCGGGCGCATGAAGAAGGCGGAGAAGCGCGCGGCGTATTCGGCGCGGGCGAAGCAGGACCTGGCGGCATGGCTGCCGCACGCGGGCGTCCCGACGGTGGGCGCCCCCGAGCACGTGGACCAGAGGAGCGCATGA
- a CDS encoding ExbD/TolR family protein, whose protein sequence is MAFHYSRRKLKVREEEETGELNIVPYLDILMNLIIFMLLSITGLATFGIINVNAPAYGAPTTGMAQEDPDDAPKLTLSVLISKKGHFVSSENAILGEAGTPTIPVKADGMHDFGALNAKMVEIKSAFPKETKVIVGADPDVPYETLTQTLDAIRETQGRERRLLFPDVTLGAI, encoded by the coding sequence ATGGCGTTCCACTACTCCCGGCGCAAGCTGAAGGTCCGCGAGGAAGAGGAGACGGGCGAGCTGAACATCGTCCCGTACCTCGACATCCTCATGAACCTCATCATCTTCATGCTGCTGTCCATCACCGGCCTGGCGACGTTCGGCATCATCAACGTCAACGCCCCCGCCTACGGCGCGCCGACGACGGGCATGGCCCAGGAGGACCCGGACGACGCGCCCAAGCTGACGCTGTCCGTGCTCATCTCCAAGAAGGGGCACTTCGTCAGCAGTGAGAACGCCATCCTCGGCGAGGCCGGCACGCCCACCATCCCGGTGAAGGCGGACGGCATGCACGACTTCGGCGCGCTCAACGCGAAGATGGTGGAGATCAAGTCCGCGTTCCCCAAGGAGACGAAGGTCATCGTGGGCGCGGACCCGGACGTCCCCTACGAGACGCTGACGCAGACGCTGGACGCCATCCGTGAGACGCAGGGCCGCGAGCGCCGCCTGCTGTTCCCGGACGTCACGCTGGGAGCCATCTAG
- a CDS encoding MotA/TolQ/ExbB proton channel family protein, with protein MIPSVSELLLDVTFAATEGGQMGVTDSVIKFFKDGGPFMFVNLFWLACSLAVALERVVTLVFRYNLNAPPFMEQIAKLVRSGNLDRAVKVCAMAPNAPLAKVVRAGLVNANRGEIEVSKAVEEAIVEHSPHVSKRIPWLWSLANIATLVGLVGTIFGLIGTFQALGNVPAEQKQVLLSDGISKAMNNTAFALSIAVICIIFHLFLTSYAKSMVEGMELHALKLENLLSRRGAVDPATTELEARAS; from the coding sequence ATGATTCCCTCGGTGAGCGAGCTGCTGCTGGACGTGACCTTCGCGGCCACGGAAGGCGGCCAGATGGGCGTCACGGACTCCGTCATCAAGTTCTTCAAGGATGGCGGACCGTTCATGTTCGTGAACCTGTTCTGGCTGGCGTGCTCGCTGGCGGTCGCGCTGGAGCGCGTCGTCACCCTGGTGTTCCGCTACAACCTCAACGCGCCGCCCTTCATGGAGCAGATCGCCAAGCTGGTGCGCAGCGGCAACCTGGACCGCGCGGTGAAGGTGTGCGCCATGGCGCCCAACGCGCCGCTGGCCAAGGTGGTCCGCGCGGGGCTGGTGAACGCCAACCGCGGTGAGATTGAGGTCTCCAAGGCGGTGGAGGAGGCCATCGTCGAGCACAGCCCGCACGTGTCCAAGCGCATCCCCTGGCTGTGGTCCCTGGCGAACATCGCCACGCTGGTGGGGCTGGTGGGCACCATCTTCGGCCTCATCGGCACCTTCCAGGCGCTGGGCAACGTGCCGGCGGAGCAGAAGCAGGTGCTGCTGTCGGACGGCATCTCCAAGGCGATGAACAACACCGCCTTCGCGCTCTCCATCGCCGTCATCTGCATCATCTTCCACCTGTTCCTCACGTCGTACGCGAAGAGCATGGTGGAGGGCATGGAGCTACACGCGCTCAAGCTGGAGAACCTCCTGTCCCGGCGCGGGGCGGTGGACCCGGCCACCACGGAGCTCGAGGCGCGCGCGTCGTAG
- a CDS encoding ExbD/TolR family protein, with protein MADPTSPALDTPDAETVARLSYRRALARKKRKEREAAGEIKELNITAMMDMMTILLVFLLKSFASSSAAVTASEDVRPPVSSTRATPRDTVAVTITPKNVLVGDKEVLRLQDGQFPADKLQGRLVLPLDAQLKKEVEKLKYIAARNPSAPFSGELSVIADKKIPYDMLLTVLYTAGQNELENYRFVVLQKEGE; from the coding sequence ATGGCCGACCCGACGAGCCCCGCCCTGGACACGCCGGACGCGGAGACGGTGGCGCGGCTGAGCTACCGCCGGGCCCTGGCGCGCAAGAAGCGCAAGGAGCGCGAGGCGGCGGGGGAGATCAAGGAGCTGAACATCACCGCGATGATGGACATGATGACCATCCTCCTGGTGTTCCTGCTCAAGTCCTTCGCGTCGTCCTCCGCGGCGGTGACCGCGTCCGAGGACGTGCGTCCGCCGGTGTCCTCCACGCGCGCCACGCCCCGGGACACCGTGGCCGTCACGATTACCCCCAAGAACGTGCTGGTGGGGGACAAGGAAGTGCTGCGGCTGCAGGACGGCCAGTTCCCGGCCGACAAGCTCCAGGGCCGGCTGGTGCTGCCGCTGGACGCGCAGTTGAAGAAGGAAGTGGAGAAGCTGAAGTACATCGCCGCGCGCAACCCTTCCGCGCCCTTCAGCGGGGAGCTGTCCGTCATCGCGGACAAGAAGATCCCCTACGACATGCTCCTCACCGTGCTCTACACGGCGGGGCAGAACGAGCTGGAGAACTACCGCTTCGTGGTGCTCCAGAAAGAGGGCGAGTAG
- a CDS encoding PD40 domain-containing protein, with protein MMRMRQGRLWTAGLVASLVMAGTGCKKGENGGSEAPGVRRTKAAATAEKPPPPGAPGAGQGTLLAAGRVTDLRVTADGRFATYIVNGKKPALDGIPPQMVLGELFVVPVEGGEPRKLGEGVTNVPGGQLVAPGSKYALFLAGYSPTTQSGALTVASLDDATAEPVVLGTAVSYMLPSPDGTKVAFVDGGKLKLGALPSGPFTDVAGEVSTAQFTPDGKTLLFKRRLSAAGGLAAISVDNPDAPPIKVGDQVGDYEVSPDGQRVAFQVRSESVRGLYDLYLAELPALKAKRVAVASGVFGFSPDGKWLARTENGKPNVPGDLHLGPASGGAGRKLGVQVEKLAFAPDSRAVGFLEKYDSTANAGLMSVAALPDGATKQVGGRVPNFVWGSDGRYLAFLSRILKPAYSVDLMLYTLGEEKAAKVQQGVFGYGFTPANGQVVFRSNCIRNGRSCDFMAMDLPRQAEPRTWLQGIFSYKLSEDGQRVLVTYARMDSDTYDVAVYDVKTQARKTLDQGVQVPVSFGGKNDSLAVYAITQGPKAGIYSVPAVP; from the coding sequence ATGATGCGGATGCGGCAGGGGCGGCTGTGGACCGCGGGCCTGGTGGCCTCGCTGGTGATGGCGGGCACGGGCTGCAAGAAGGGCGAAAACGGCGGCTCGGAGGCGCCGGGCGTGCGGCGCACCAAGGCCGCCGCGACGGCGGAGAAGCCGCCCCCGCCCGGTGCCCCTGGCGCGGGGCAGGGCACGCTCCTGGCCGCGGGCCGGGTGACGGACCTGCGCGTGACGGCGGATGGCCGCTTCGCCACGTACATCGTCAACGGGAAGAAGCCCGCGCTGGACGGCATCCCGCCGCAGATGGTGCTGGGCGAGCTGTTCGTGGTGCCCGTGGAGGGCGGCGAGCCGCGCAAGCTGGGCGAGGGCGTGACGAACGTCCCGGGGGGCCAGTTGGTGGCGCCGGGCTCGAAGTACGCGCTCTTCCTCGCCGGCTACAGCCCGACGACGCAGTCGGGCGCGCTGACCGTGGCCTCGCTGGACGACGCCACGGCGGAGCCCGTCGTGCTGGGCACGGCGGTCAGCTACATGCTGCCCAGCCCGGACGGGACGAAGGTGGCCTTCGTGGATGGCGGCAAGCTGAAGCTGGGCGCGCTGCCGTCGGGCCCCTTCACGGACGTGGCGGGGGAGGTCAGCACGGCCCAGTTCACCCCGGACGGCAAGACGCTGCTCTTCAAGCGCCGGCTGTCCGCGGCGGGGGGCCTGGCGGCCATCTCCGTGGACAATCCCGACGCGCCGCCCATCAAGGTGGGCGACCAGGTGGGGGACTACGAGGTCTCCCCGGATGGTCAGCGCGTGGCCTTCCAGGTGCGCAGCGAGTCGGTGCGGGGGCTGTATGACTTGTACCTGGCGGAGCTGCCGGCGCTGAAGGCGAAGCGGGTGGCGGTGGCCTCGGGCGTATTTGGCTTCTCGCCGGACGGCAAGTGGCTGGCGCGCACGGAGAACGGCAAGCCGAACGTGCCGGGAGATTTGCACCTGGGCCCGGCGTCGGGCGGCGCGGGGCGCAAGCTGGGCGTGCAGGTGGAGAAGCTGGCCTTCGCGCCGGACTCGCGGGCGGTGGGCTTCCTGGAGAAGTACGACTCCACGGCGAACGCCGGGCTGATGTCGGTGGCCGCGCTGCCGGACGGCGCGACGAAGCAGGTGGGCGGCCGTGTGCCGAACTTCGTCTGGGGCTCGGATGGGCGCTACCTGGCGTTCCTCTCGCGCATCCTCAAGCCGGCGTATTCGGTGGACCTGATGCTGTACACCCTGGGCGAGGAGAAGGCGGCCAAGGTGCAGCAGGGCGTCTTCGGCTATGGCTTCACGCCGGCCAACGGGCAGGTGGTGTTCCGCTCCAACTGCATCCGCAACGGGCGCTCCTGTGACTTCATGGCCATGGACCTGCCCAGGCAGGCGGAGCCCCGCACGTGGCTGCAGGGCATCTTCAGCTACAAGCTGTCGGAAGACGGCCAGCGGGTGCTCGTCACGTATGCCCGGATGGACTCGGACACCTATGACGTGGCCGTGTACGACGTGAAGACCCAGGCGCGGAAGACGCTGGACCAGGGCGTCCAGGTGCCGGTGTCCTTCGGGGGCAAGAATGACTCGCTTGCCGTGTACGCGATTACGCAGGGCCCGAAGGCTGGCATCTACAGCGTCCCCGCGGTGCCATAG
- a CDS encoding kinesin: MAPLIYRRYGGSLQVDIPSFDVLVEAVRIPETQWIATACPLEGLSCDPRLLTLLDADGNGRIRVAEVRKAVDWAARQLKDRRGADASSDVLALDALSEEARPLRGAAEMILRTLKAPDAGSISLAQVRDSEKALRESGQNGDGILAPAHLPERLRPLAQALMASFPALTNRAGQAGVDASLVKRFREERAKLLEHRDKQGAAFVWGEVSLDTAKRVRAVAPHLDAYFVQCRLVAAQPEAAASLRLRAERVEGALGDVAALGKAAGDLPIAPPDASGALEWSRLLRGPAFELLEAFRKDVATPMTGDSQRLTDSAWRELLAKADGVLAWQAQLDANPVRKLMDTLPDVSDADLDAVEAVSAADLALKPTLDAIVELERLVLYQRWLLLFANNFISMPGLYMPKRRALVEKGTLILGGRKYTLSVLVTNRAAHTALTSLGTTCILYVQVAPKDGTPGYEVAVPVTSGRSTELTVGKRGVFYDVDGVESDAIVTHVIRQPVSLWEAMTMPFARIGAFITKKVEGLASAGEKTFDTTLEQGYTNAANAPVVAAPAPAAAPAPAAGGAGLAGVVAAGGVAAAALGSSFAFIMSQVKSLTLVDLISAATLLAIVVMAPAGLLGWLKLRRRNLALLLEGSGWALNDRLMLTPELSSLVTRRPKLPANARVDRLDMVRPALARQQQDDEAEGASGWTKLAVTLAVIFVLLWQVRIPLLTWFCHAGWLSQDTCLAVLPSEVAPAAPAAPAAAAPAAAPAKAP; the protein is encoded by the coding sequence ATGGCTCCGCTCATCTATCGCCGCTACGGCGGCTCGCTCCAGGTCGACATCCCCTCCTTCGACGTGCTCGTCGAGGCGGTCCGCATTCCCGAGACGCAGTGGATTGCCACCGCATGCCCGTTGGAGGGCTTGAGCTGTGATCCGCGCCTGCTGACGTTGCTGGACGCGGACGGCAACGGCCGCATCCGCGTGGCGGAGGTGCGCAAGGCGGTGGACTGGGCCGCCCGGCAGCTCAAGGACCGGCGCGGGGCGGACGCCTCCAGTGACGTGCTGGCGCTGGACGCGCTCAGCGAGGAGGCGCGGCCCCTGCGCGGCGCGGCGGAGATGATTCTCCGGACGCTCAAGGCCCCTGACGCGGGGAGCATCTCCCTGGCGCAGGTCCGTGACAGCGAGAAGGCCCTGCGGGAGTCCGGGCAGAATGGCGACGGCATCCTCGCGCCCGCGCACCTGCCGGAGCGCCTTCGCCCGCTGGCCCAGGCGCTGATGGCGAGCTTCCCCGCGCTGACGAACCGGGCCGGGCAGGCGGGGGTGGACGCGTCGCTGGTGAAGCGCTTCCGCGAGGAGCGCGCGAAGCTGCTGGAGCACCGGGACAAGCAGGGCGCGGCCTTCGTCTGGGGCGAGGTCAGCCTGGACACGGCGAAGCGCGTGCGCGCGGTGGCACCTCACCTGGACGCGTACTTCGTGCAGTGCCGGCTGGTGGCCGCGCAGCCCGAGGCGGCGGCCAGCCTGCGCCTGCGCGCCGAGCGCGTGGAAGGGGCGCTGGGAGACGTGGCGGCGTTGGGGAAGGCGGCGGGGGATCTGCCCATCGCGCCGCCGGACGCTTCGGGCGCGCTGGAGTGGTCGCGCCTGTTGCGCGGCCCCGCGTTTGAGTTGCTGGAGGCGTTCCGGAAGGACGTCGCCACGCCGATGACGGGGGACTCGCAGCGGCTGACGGACTCCGCCTGGCGCGAGCTGCTGGCGAAGGCGGACGGCGTGCTGGCGTGGCAGGCGCAGCTCGACGCGAACCCGGTGCGCAAGCTGATGGACACGCTGCCAGACGTGTCCGACGCGGACCTGGACGCCGTCGAGGCCGTGAGCGCGGCGGACCTCGCGCTCAAGCCCACGTTGGATGCGATTGTCGAGCTGGAGCGGCTGGTGCTGTACCAGCGCTGGCTGCTGCTGTTCGCCAACAACTTCATCAGCATGCCCGGCCTCTACATGCCCAAGCGGAGGGCGCTGGTGGAGAAGGGGACGCTCATCCTCGGGGGGCGCAAGTACACGCTGTCGGTGCTGGTGACGAACCGGGCCGCGCACACCGCGCTGACGTCGCTGGGCACCACGTGCATCCTCTACGTCCAGGTGGCGCCGAAGGACGGGACGCCGGGCTACGAGGTGGCGGTGCCGGTGACGAGCGGCCGGAGCACGGAGCTCACGGTGGGCAAGCGCGGCGTCTTCTACGACGTGGACGGCGTGGAGAGCGACGCCATCGTGACGCACGTGATTCGCCAGCCCGTGTCGCTGTGGGAGGCGATGACCATGCCCTTCGCGCGCATCGGCGCCTTCATCACCAAGAAGGTGGAGGGCCTGGCGTCGGCGGGGGAGAAGACCTTCGATACGACGCTGGAGCAGGGCTACACGAACGCGGCGAACGCGCCAGTGGTGGCGGCGCCTGCTCCCGCCGCGGCTCCGGCTCCGGCGGCCGGAGGGGCGGGGCTCGCGGGGGTGGTCGCGGCGGGTGGTGTCGCCGCGGCGGCGCTGGGTTCGTCCTTCGCGTTCATCATGTCGCAGGTGAAGTCGCTGACGCTGGTGGACCTCATCTCGGCGGCGACGTTGCTTGCCATCGTGGTGATGGCGCCCGCGGGGCTTCTGGGCTGGCTCAAGCTGCGCCGGCGCAACCTGGCGCTGCTGCTGGAGGGCTCGGGCTGGGCGCTGAATGACCGGCTGATGTTGACGCCGGAGCTGTCCTCGCTGGTGACGCGCCGCCCGAAGCTGCCGGCGAACGCCCGGGTGGACCGCCTGGACATGGTGCGCCCGGCGCTGGCCCGTCAGCAGCAGGACGACGAGGCGGAGGGCGCGTCCGGCTGGACGAAGCTCGCCGTCACGCTGGCGGTGATTTTCGTGCTGCTCTGGCAGGTCCGGATTCCGCTGCTGACGTGGTTCTGCCACGCGGGCTGGTTGTCCCAGGACACTTGCCTGGCGGTGTTGCCTTCCGAGGTGGCACCGGCGGCTCCGGCCGCGCCCGCGGCGGCGGCGCCCGCTGCGGCACCGGCCAAGGCGCCGTAG
- a CDS encoding TraR/DksA family transcriptional regulator: MATRRIQDLNRIRELLQRRRREILSANEGAHRELTALKNQERDPEYEENAQSELADYTLSSLMESQRREIMLIDAALRRMDMGVFGECVDCGFEIPIERLEALPFAIRCEEDASIHELETRGGPMASPSL; encoded by the coding sequence ATGGCGACCCGCCGCATTCAGGACCTGAACCGGATCCGCGAACTCCTCCAGCGCCGCCGCCGGGAGATTCTCAGCGCCAATGAGGGCGCGCACCGCGAGCTCACCGCCCTGAAGAACCAGGAGAGAGACCCCGAGTACGAGGAGAACGCCCAGTCCGAGCTGGCCGACTACACCCTGTCCAGCCTGATGGAGTCGCAGCGGCGCGAAATCATGCTCATCGACGCCGCGCTGCGCCGCATGGACATGGGCGTCTTCGGCGAGTGCGTGGACTGCGGCTTCGAGATTCCGATTGAACGCCTGGAGGCCCTGCCCTTCGCCATCCGCTGCGAGGAGGACGCCAGCATCCACGAGCTGGAGACGCGCGGCGGCCCCATGGCCAGCCCGTCCCTCTGA